In Beggiatoa leptomitoformis, the genomic window TGGAATTCAGCAGGCTATTTTAATCGGGCATAGTGATGGCGGTTCAATAGCCCTGCTGTTTGCTGCCCATTTGCCGGACCTGACGGTTGGCGCAATTACTGAGGCAGCTCATGTTTTTGTAGAAGAAATTACGCTTGCAGGGGTGAAACGCGCAAAAATTATTTATGCAACAACTGATTTATCTAAAAAATTGGCGCGTTTTCATGGGGAAAAAACAGCAAGTATGTTTCAAAATTGGGCAAATATATGGTTATCACCCGCTTTTGCACAATGGAATATTGAGGATTGCTTACCGCACATTGTTTCGCCCTTATTGGTTATTCAGGGAGAAAACGATGAGTATGGAACACGTTTACAGGTAGAAAAAATTGTAAACCAAGTCGCGGGCGAGGTCAGCGCGGAAATTATACCGAACTGCGCTCATATTCCCCACCAACAAGCAAGCACAGAAACGCTTATTTTAATGACAACATTTATTAATGGCTTGCTTGAAAAACATAAATTGACGACAATGAACCGTTAGTCCATTTGCAAGAGGTATAGACTTACAAATGGTTTTAATGTTCATGAAATGAGCAATTCTCTCTGAGATACCGCTTCGTCATCTACACAGGAGGAATAAAATGACACTGAAACGAGTTTTAGATCAAAAAAACACAGGTGAAGTAGTGTATATTGTTGAAACTGCAACGATGTTAGCTGCCACAAAAAAAATGTGTGATAACTATGTCGGGGCTGTCTTGATTGTGTCTAATACGGGTTCTCCCATTGGTATCGTGACTGAACGCGATGTTTTGCGCTTTTGTGCAACCCGTTCGACAGAATTAGACAATGTATTGGTCACTGATGTGATGACTAAAGATTTAATTATCGGCACATTTGATACAACGATTGATGAAGTGTTGACGATTATGACCGAGAAAAAATTCCGTCATATTCCCGTGGTAGATAAAGGAAAAATAGTAGGTTTGGTTTCTTTAGGTGATTTAGTCAAAATAAAATTGAAAGAAACGTCTGTAGAAGCAAAGCACTTACGCGATTATATTTCAATGGGATAACTAAACAGGCCCGTTGTTACGCAACGGGCTGTTTTAACAGGAAAACGAGGGATAATAAGTATGAGTGTGCAACGTGAACTTAATTTAGGACGCTTTTTTATTGGGCTTATCATGATGATTATGGGTGGGTATTTATTCCTCAAAAACATTCATATTGGCTTTAATTTCGCGCTGGCTTATTCATTCGGTAGTGTGCATCTAACGGCAGGCTATGTATTGATTCCATTCATTTTTGGAATTGGTATGGTGTTTTACAATCCTGATAATGATATTGGTTGGCTATTGATTATTATCACTTTTATTTTGGTTTTGATTGGGGTAATTAACAGCATCAGTTTGGTGCTTAATTCAATGT contains:
- a CDS encoding alpha/beta fold hydrolase; protein product: MPLHIESIPLVISGRYIHAERLIPENYQITQPRPTLVFLHEALGSIRQWRDFPSLLSQATGCPALVYDRFGFGQSDPIPKARHIGYLHDEATVYLPDILSACGIQQAILIGHSDGGSIALLFAAHLPDLTVGAITEAAHVFVEEITLAGVKRAKIIYATTDLSKKLARFHGEKTASMFQNWANIWLSPAFAQWNIEDCLPHIVSPLLVIQGENDEYGTRLQVEKIVNQVAGEVSAEIIPNCAHIPHQQASTETLILMTTFINGLLEKHKLTTMNR
- a CDS encoding CBS domain-containing protein: MTLKRVLDQKNTGEVVYIVETATMLAATKKMCDNYVGAVLIVSNTGSPIGIVTERDVLRFCATRSTELDNVLVTDVMTKDLIIGTFDTTIDEVLTIMTEKKFRHIPVVDKGKIVGLVSLGDLVKIKLKETSVEAKHLRDYISMG